In Cryptosporangium phraense, the sequence CACGGTCGCGCTGCGCGCCGCCGGGGTCGCGGTCACCCACGACCGCGCCCAGGCCTACCTCGAGGCCGTCGCGCTGGCCGGGATCGCGAACGCCCGCGCGGCCTACTACGCCGGCCGGGCCACGCTCTGCGGCTCCCCGGCCGACCTCGAGCGCTACGACCAGGTCTACGAGGCCTACTTCGACCCCCGCGCCGGGCTGCCCCGCCGTCGTCAGGCCCCGCCGGGCGTCCCCACCGCGTCGACGTCGATCCTGCCCGAGTCGGAGGCCGGCGGGGCCGGCGAGGCCGACGACGAGGAGATCGTGCGCGCGCGGGCGAGCGCGGCCGAGGTCCTGCGTCAGCGGGACATCGCGACGCTGACCGCCAACGAGAAGGCTCGCCTGGCCGAGATGTTCGCGACGCTGTCGGTCCGTCCGCCGCTGCGGCGCTCCGGCCGCCTGCGCCCCTGGCACCGCGGCTCGCTCGACGCCTCCCGCACGCTCCGCGCCTCGCTGCGCCGGATGGGCGAGCCCGCCCGGCTCGAGTTCCGCCGCCGCGCCCTGCGGGCCCGTCCGGTGGTGCTGCTCGTCGACGTCTCCGGCTCCATGAGCTCCTATGCGGACGCTCTGCTGCGCCTCGCCCACCGCCTGGGGACGTCCGGCGGGCCGGTCGAGACGTTCGCGCTCGGTACCCGGCTGACGCGGCTGACCCGGGCGCTGGCCGCGCGGGACGCCGAGCGGGCGCTGATCGCGGCCGGGGAGACGGTGCCGGACTGGTCGGGCGGCACCCGGCTGGGCGAGACGCTCCAGGCGTTCGTCGACCGCTGGGGCCGGCGCGGTCTGGCCCGGGGCGCGGTCGTCGTCGTGTTCTCCGACGGCTGGGAACGCGGGGACGCCTCGCTGCTGGCCGAGCAGATGGCCCGCCTGCACCGGATCGCCCACTCCGTCGTCTGGGTCAACCCGCACCGCGGGAAGGCGAACTACGAGCCGGTCCAGCTCGGCATCCGGGCCGTGCTCCCGCACGTGGACGCGTTCGTCGCGGGCCATTCTCTCGCCGCATTTGCGGAGCTGCTGGACGTCATTTCCCGCGCCTGAGTGCCTGTGACCGCAGTCACTTCTTCGGTGTTAACGTTCGCCGATTGCACCGGAGGAACACTGGAGTTCCGGATGGCCGACGAGGATCTGCAGGCGCGTCGCGTCGACGTGATGTGCGCCTGGACGACGTTCATCGAGCACGGCGACGTCGCCGCGGCCGTACGTCCGGAGATCCTCCTCAGCTGGGGACGCGCCCGGAAGGCGCGGGTCTCCACCGAG encodes:
- a CDS encoding vWA domain-containing protein gives rise to the protein MTELSAFADATRPARPGEEILLGFTVALRAAGVAVTHDRAQAYLEAVALAGIANARAAYYAGRATLCGSPADLERYDQVYEAYFDPRAGLPRRRQAPPGVPTASTSILPESEAGGAGEADDEEIVRARASAAEVLRQRDIATLTANEKARLAEMFATLSVRPPLRRSGRLRPWHRGSLDASRTLRASLRRMGEPARLEFRRRALRARPVVLLVDVSGSMSSYADALLRLAHRLGTSGGPVETFALGTRLTRLTRALAARDAERALIAAGETVPDWSGGTRLGETLQAFVDRWGRRGLARGAVVVVFSDGWERGDASLLAEQMARLHRIAHSVVWVNPHRGKANYEPVQLGIRAVLPHVDAFVAGHSLAAFAELLDVISRA